In one window of Tellurirhabdus rosea DNA:
- the pepT gene encoding peptidase T: MENNFGARVLDRFLRYVQIDTQSDPHSTANPSTEKQKDLGRVLVQELHEMGITDAELDEFGYVYATIPANTDKPNVPVICFCSHMDTSPDVTGANVKPIVHRNYDGGNLRLPDDPTQILRPQDHPDLKHQIGNDIITASGTTLLGADNKAGLAEIMAAAEYLVQHPDVKHGTIRLLFTPDEEVGRGTEKVDMEKLGADFGYTIDGEALGTLEDETFSADAVKITIQGVSTHPGFAKGKLENALKIAADLIAALPKETLSPETTEGREGFVHPGRLEGNQDTAVVEFIVRDFTVKGLHEKERMLQAVLDSVLTRYRGSSARLEVLEQYRNMKEVLDRHPAVVENALEALRRSGLNAERRSIRGGTDGSRLSFMGLPCPNLFAGEHAFHSKLEWVSVQDMEKAVETIVNVARVWEERA; encoded by the coding sequence ATGGAAAACAATTTTGGGGCCAGAGTCCTCGACCGTTTCCTCCGCTACGTCCAGATCGACACGCAGTCGGACCCGCATTCCACCGCCAACCCGTCTACGGAGAAGCAGAAAGACCTCGGCCGGGTGCTGGTGCAGGAACTGCACGAAATGGGCATTACCGATGCCGAACTGGACGAATTTGGCTACGTCTACGCCACCATCCCAGCCAACACCGATAAACCGAACGTCCCCGTAATCTGCTTCTGCTCCCACATGGACACCTCGCCGGACGTGACGGGGGCGAACGTGAAGCCCATCGTTCACCGCAACTACGACGGCGGCAACCTGCGATTACCTGACGACCCGACGCAAATCCTTCGCCCCCAGGACCATCCGGACCTGAAGCACCAGATTGGCAACGACATCATCACGGCTTCGGGCACCACGCTGCTGGGCGCCGACAACAAAGCCGGACTGGCCGAAATCATGGCCGCCGCCGAGTACCTGGTGCAGCACCCGGACGTGAAACACGGCACGATTCGCCTCCTGTTCACGCCGGATGAGGAAGTCGGGCGCGGCACCGAAAAAGTGGATATGGAAAAGCTGGGGGCCGATTTTGGCTACACCATCGACGGGGAAGCCCTCGGCACGCTGGAAGACGAGACGTTCTCGGCGGATGCGGTGAAAATTACGATTCAGGGCGTCAGTACGCATCCGGGCTTTGCGAAGGGCAAGCTGGAAAACGCGCTCAAAATTGCCGCCGATCTGATTGCCGCCCTGCCGAAAGAAACGCTTTCGCCCGAAACCACCGAAGGCCGCGAAGGCTTCGTGCATCCCGGCCGACTGGAAGGCAACCAGGATACGGCCGTGGTGGAATTCATTGTCCGGGATTTTACCGTGAAGGGCCTGCACGAAAAAGAACGGATGCTTCAGGCCGTGCTGGATTCCGTTCTGACGCGCTACCGGGGTTCCAGCGCCCGGCTGGAAGTTTTGGAGCAGTACCGGAATATGAAAGAGGTGCTGGACCGGCATCCGGCCGTGGTCGAAAACGCGCTGGAAGCCCTGCGCCGTTCGGGTCTGAACGCCGAGCGTCGGAGCATCCGGGGCGGTACAGACGGCTCCCGCCTGTCGTTCATGGGTCTGCCCTGCCCGAATCTGTTTGCCGGAGAGCACGCCTTCCACTCAAAACTGGAATGGGTGTCCGTGCAGGATATGGAGAAAGCCGTGGAAACGATTGTCAACGTAGCGCGCGTCTGGGAAGAACGGGCGTAA
- a CDS encoding D-alanine--D-alanine ligase family protein, whose amino-acid sequence MKVGIFFGGPAREREISFAGGRTALTHIDKSLFQPVMIFVDGLGNFIRIREEFLHQESIRDFYPRQTDERFRVYIDSLADRPADEIDAHIAAIGERIRPEEFRHSFELAFLAMHGPDCEDGAIQGLLEWFRIPYTGPGLMGSAVGINKILQNELIALVNGQQKKTATVRREAWEKADKQEFFAALQDKLGLPIVVKAPHQGSSIGVAIVRENNLDVFCKAVEQCFFTLTTQPDGWSELARWADLSEGERIQTAQKIANLNEGIGFPLALEPAGDIIYHPAHLLDVPSFGSAVLQSVNAEDEVLFEEFIAGQEFSCGVIQDEEGIATPLPPTEIYNVTSFDFDSKYKSNTTKKRIPVETSLENNRKIQQSVTEVFARLGMNVCARIDGFITADNRVLLHDPNTIPGMSPSSLIFKQMAEIGLNVTQAITYFIRQSLKERIRTGKDTVRLRHLLRDLDAQMDARRSRSLPESRLVVEAAAADAETQWLAAKAEYGKQAASGEVRPVVVLKTAAGEKPLAVNLLFKDTLAEVEEALTKPVHPLIEETRQRARSVTERYGW is encoded by the coding sequence ATGAAAGTAGGTATCTTCTTCGGTGGCCCCGCCCGTGAGCGGGAGATCTCGTTTGCCGGTGGCCGCACCGCTCTGACCCATATCGACAAATCGCTCTTCCAGCCGGTCATGATTTTTGTGGACGGCCTGGGGAATTTCATCCGGATTCGCGAAGAGTTTTTGCACCAGGAGTCCATTCGGGATTTCTACCCCCGGCAGACCGACGAGCGGTTCCGGGTGTACATCGACTCCCTGGCCGACCGCCCGGCCGACGAAATCGACGCCCACATAGCCGCCATCGGCGAGCGCATTCGCCCCGAAGAGTTCCGGCACTCTTTCGAGCTGGCATTTCTGGCCATGCACGGTCCCGACTGCGAAGACGGCGCCATTCAGGGGCTGCTGGAATGGTTCCGCATTCCCTATACGGGGCCGGGACTGATGGGCTCGGCCGTCGGCATCAACAAGATTTTGCAGAATGAACTGATCGCGCTGGTAAACGGGCAGCAGAAAAAGACGGCGACCGTCCGCCGCGAAGCCTGGGAAAAGGCCGATAAACAGGAGTTCTTCGCCGCTTTGCAGGACAAATTGGGTCTGCCGATTGTGGTGAAGGCACCGCACCAGGGTTCTTCCATCGGCGTCGCCATCGTGCGCGAAAACAACCTCGATGTTTTCTGTAAAGCCGTCGAACAGTGCTTTTTCACGCTCACGACCCAGCCGGATGGCTGGTCGGAACTGGCCCGCTGGGCGGACCTGTCCGAAGGCGAACGCATTCAGACCGCGCAGAAAATCGCCAACCTGAACGAAGGCATCGGTTTTCCGCTCGCGCTCGAACCCGCCGGCGACATCATTTACCACCCGGCGCACCTGCTTGACGTGCCGTCGTTTGGCTCCGCCGTGCTGCAATCCGTCAACGCGGAAGATGAGGTGCTTTTTGAAGAGTTTATCGCCGGTCAGGAATTTTCGTGCGGCGTCATTCAGGATGAGGAAGGCATTGCTACCCCACTGCCGCCGACCGAAATCTACAACGTCACCAGCTTCGATTTCGATTCCAAATACAAATCCAATACGACCAAAAAGCGGATTCCGGTGGAGACCAGTCTCGAAAACAACCGGAAAATCCAGCAAAGCGTCACGGAGGTTTTTGCCAGACTGGGCATGAACGTCTGCGCCCGCATCGACGGCTTCATCACCGCCGACAACCGGGTGTTGCTGCACGATCCGAACACCATTCCGGGAATGTCGCCCTCTTCGCTGATTTTCAAACAGATGGCCGAAATCGGCCTGAACGTTACGCAGGCGATTACGTATTTCATCCGTCAGTCCCTCAAGGAGCGCATCCGGACGGGTAAGGACACGGTGCGTCTGCGCCACCTGCTCAGGGACCTGGACGCCCAAATGGACGCCCGCCGGAGCCGGTCGTTACCCGAAAGCCGACTGGTCGTGGAGGCTGCCGCGGCCGATGCGGAAACCCAGTGGCTGGCGGCGAAAGCGGAGTACGGCAAGCAGGCGGCTTCGGGCGAAGTCCGGCCGGTGGTGGTGCTGAAAACGGCAGCGGGAGAAAAGCCCCTGGCGGTTAACCTGCTGTTCAAAGATACGCTGGCCGAAGTAGAGGAAGCCCTGACCAAACCCGTGCATCCGCTCATTGAGGAGACCCGGCAGCGGGCCCGGTCGGTGACAGAGCGGTACGGCTGGTAA